The following are encoded in a window of Methylocystis rosea genomic DNA:
- a CDS encoding ArsR/SmtB family transcription factor — MKSVAKLALDPTLAALNAAGEETRLRLLALLAQSELTVSEVVAILGQSQPRVSRHLKLLVEAGLIERRREGAWAFFRLSPAGPAGALARAIVGWLEADDALLAGDRARLAQVRHARAENAARYFAAHAEEWDRIRALHVSEERVEEAMRQVVGDRPVRNLLDLGAGAGRMLELFAPQAERAVGVDLSSAMLGVARGRLEETGFDNVQLRQGDIYALPTERNSIDLAIMHQVLHFLDDPGRALREAARVLAPGGRLLVVDFAPHQEEALRDKHAHRRLGFSDAEITGLLAQAGLDVVQRRELAPDANEGAKLTVSLWLARDPRVIADPIPTASYETA; from the coding sequence ATGAAGTCCGTCGCCAAATTGGCCCTCGACCCGACGCTCGCGGCGCTGAACGCCGCCGGAGAGGAGACGCGCCTGCGTCTTCTGGCGTTGCTCGCCCAGTCGGAGCTGACGGTCAGCGAGGTCGTGGCGATCCTGGGCCAGTCTCAGCCGCGCGTCTCGCGCCATCTCAAGCTCCTCGTCGAGGCCGGCCTTATCGAACGCCGGCGTGAAGGGGCCTGGGCGTTCTTCCGGCTGTCGCCGGCCGGGCCGGCAGGCGCCCTCGCGCGCGCCATCGTGGGCTGGCTCGAGGCCGACGACGCCCTTCTCGCCGGCGATCGCGCCAGGCTCGCCCAAGTGCGTCACGCGCGCGCCGAGAACGCCGCCCGCTATTTCGCCGCGCATGCCGAGGAGTGGGATCGCATCCGCGCGTTGCACGTTTCCGAGGAGCGCGTCGAAGAAGCGATGCGTCAGGTCGTCGGCGACAGACCGGTGCGCAACCTGCTCGATCTTGGGGCCGGCGCCGGCCGAATGCTTGAGCTGTTCGCGCCCCAGGCGGAACGCGCCGTCGGCGTCGATCTTTCCTCCGCCATGCTCGGCGTCGCGCGCGGCCGCCTCGAAGAGACCGGCTTCGACAATGTGCAACTGCGCCAGGGCGACATCTATGCGCTGCCGACCGAGCGCAACTCCATCGACCTCGCGATCATGCATCAGGTTCTGCATTTTCTCGACGATCCGGGCCGCGCCTTGCGCGAGGCGGCGCGGGTGCTCGCCCCCGGCGGCCGTCTGCTTGTCGTCGACTTTGCCCCGCATCAGGAAGAGGCGCTCCGCGACAAGCACGCGCACCGCCGTCTTGGCTTTTCCGACGCCGAAATCACCGGGCTGCTGGCGCAGGCGGGGCTTGACGTCGTTCAGCGCCGCGAATTGGCGCCCGACGCAAACGAGGGGGCTAAGCTCACCGTATCCTTGTGGCTGGCGCGCGATCCGCGCGTCATCGCCGATCCCATTCCCACTGCATCTTATGAGACAGCCTGA
- a CDS encoding acyl CoA:acetate/3-ketoacid CoA transferase, with amino-acid sequence MANNKVITADEAIALIRDNDVVTTTGFVQSCIPEALHAALEKRFVESQHPRDLTLIMTAGAGDSKGLGTGRFHHEGLLRRVIAANFGRMPKVAQAAQENKICGYNLPQGVISQLYRACASGQPGLFSKVGLYTYVDPRFGGGKVNDRTKEDMVKYHNIMGEEWLFYIATKIDVAFIRGTSADPSGNISMEREALVLDNLAQAMAAHNNGGLVIAQVERIVEQGSIKPKDVHIPGILVSAVVVADPPEMHRMNYGVIHNPALSGEVRVPVEKFAKMPLDERKVIARRASFELPPNGVVNLGVGAPEGIAAVANEEKMTPYITLTTEAGAIGGVLASGSSFGAATNADAIIQQNQQFDFYDGGGLDMTCLGMAECDLQGNVNTSKFGGRLNGCGGFINISQNARLVVYAGTFTNGGLRVEIADGKVNILQEGRNKKFLNAVEQITFSGKFAQKRKQPVYYVTERCVFKLVDKGLELIEVAPGIDIDKDILAHMDFKPIIEHAELMDKRIFIDEPMGLLADLINLNMSDRVTYDADRNILFVNLEGWHARTKKDIDDLRKTLIEASDKVGKRVNSVVNHDGWKINEALYDDYAEMIDYMSQRYYLTTTRYATSAFARLKMKEALSKRGLQPHVFERREAAETFLEVVSKEEEKAPA; translated from the coding sequence ATGGCGAACAACAAAGTCATTACCGCCGACGAGGCGATTGCGCTCATTCGCGACAATGACGTCGTAACCACCACCGGCTTCGTCCAGAGCTGCATTCCCGAGGCCTTGCACGCCGCTTTGGAAAAGCGCTTCGTCGAGAGCCAGCATCCGCGCGACCTCACGCTGATCATGACCGCGGGCGCCGGCGACTCCAAGGGCCTAGGCACGGGGCGCTTTCATCACGAAGGATTGCTGCGCCGGGTCATCGCCGCCAATTTCGGCCGCATGCCGAAGGTCGCCCAGGCGGCGCAGGAGAACAAGATCTGCGGCTACAATCTCCCGCAGGGCGTCATCTCGCAGCTCTACCGCGCCTGCGCCTCCGGCCAGCCTGGACTCTTCTCCAAAGTCGGTCTTTATACCTATGTCGATCCGCGCTTTGGCGGCGGCAAGGTGAATGACCGCACCAAGGAGGACATGGTCAAATACCATAACATCATGGGCGAGGAGTGGCTCTTCTATATCGCCACCAAGATCGACGTCGCCTTCATTCGCGGCACCTCAGCCGATCCTTCCGGCAATATTTCGATGGAGCGCGAGGCGCTCGTCCTCGACAATCTCGCTCAGGCCATGGCCGCGCATAACAATGGCGGTCTCGTCATCGCGCAGGTCGAGCGCATCGTCGAACAGGGCTCGATCAAGCCGAAAGACGTGCATATACCGGGCATTCTCGTCTCGGCCGTCGTCGTCGCCGATCCGCCGGAAATGCACCGCATGAATTATGGTGTGATCCACAATCCGGCGCTTTCGGGCGAAGTCCGGGTGCCGGTCGAAAAGTTCGCCAAGATGCCGCTCGACGAACGCAAGGTCATCGCGCGCCGCGCGAGTTTCGAGCTGCCGCCGAACGGCGTCGTCAATCTTGGCGTCGGCGCGCCGGAAGGCATCGCCGCCGTCGCCAACGAAGAAAAGATGACGCCCTACATCACGCTGACGACGGAAGCCGGCGCGATCGGCGGCGTGCTCGCTTCGGGTTCGAGCTTCGGCGCCGCGACCAACGCCGACGCGATCATCCAGCAGAATCAGCAGTTCGATTTCTATGACGGCGGCGGTCTCGACATGACCTGTCTCGGCATGGCCGAGTGCGATCTGCAGGGCAACGTCAACACCTCGAAATTCGGCGGCCGCCTCAACGGCTGCGGCGGCTTCATCAACATCAGCCAGAACGCGCGCCTCGTCGTTTACGCCGGCACCTTCACCAATGGCGGACTGCGCGTCGAAATCGCCGACGGCAAGGTGAACATTCTGCAGGAAGGCCGGAACAAGAAGTTCCTCAACGCCGTCGAGCAGATCACCTTCTCCGGCAAGTTCGCGCAAAAGCGCAAGCAGCCGGTCTATTACGTGACTGAGCGCTGCGTGTTCAAACTCGTCGACAAGGGGCTTGAACTGATCGAAGTCGCGCCGGGGATCGATATCGACAAGGACATCCTGGCGCATATGGACTTCAAGCCCATCATCGAACACGCCGAACTGATGGATAAGCGCATCTTCATCGACGAGCCGATGGGGCTGCTCGCCGACCTGATCAATCTCAACATGTCCGATCGCGTCACCTACGACGCGGACCGCAACATCCTTTTCGTCAATCTCGAAGGCTGGCACGCGCGAACCAAGAAGGACATCGACGATCTGCGCAAGACGCTGATCGAGGCGTCGGACAAGGTCGGCAAGCGCGTCAACTCGGTCGTCAATCACGACGGCTGGAAGATCAATGAGGCGCTCTACGACGATTACGCCGAAATGATCGACTATATGAGCCAGCGCTACTATCTGACGACGACCCGCTATGCGACGAGCGCCTTCGCGCGGCTCAAAATGAAAGAGGCGCTCTCCAAGCGCGGTCTGCAGCCGCATGTCTTCGAGCGGCGCGAGGCGGCGGAGACCTTCCTGGAGGTCGTCAGCAAGGAAGAAGAGAAGGCGCCGGCATAG
- a CDS encoding 6-pyruvoyl trahydropterin synthase family protein yields MSSFEVFREFYFEAAHALYDPEAPEGGKYRNLHGHSFRVRVTLRGAPTLEEQWVMDLGKLGRRLAELRESLDHSFLNDLEGLGKPTLENLCAYIWRDLSPTLPGLAEVGVFRDSCFEGCVYRGD; encoded by the coding sequence GTGTCGAGTTTCGAGGTCTTTCGGGAGTTTTACTTTGAGGCGGCGCACGCGCTCTATGATCCCGAGGCTCCAGAGGGCGGCAAATACCGCAATCTGCATGGCCATTCCTTTCGCGTGCGCGTGACCCTGCGCGGCGCGCCCACCCTCGAAGAGCAATGGGTGATGGACCTCGGCAAGCTTGGCCGTAGGCTCGCGGAACTGCGCGAAAGCCTCGATCACTCGTTTCTCAACGACCTCGAAGGCCTCGGGAAGCCGACGCTCGAAAATCTCTGCGCCTACATCTGGCGCGACCTCTCGCCGACATTGCCGGGTCTTGCCGAAGTTGGGGTCTTTCGCGACAGCTGTTTCGAGGGCTGCGTCTACCGAGGCGACTAG
- the queE gene encoding 7-carboxy-7-deazaguanine synthase, protein MAYIVKEAFKTLQGEGVNAGRAAVFCRFAGCNLWSGREEDRAAAQCQFCDTDFVGFAGEGGGKFADASALADHLARLWGEGRERRFAVLTGGEPMLQIDEALVAALHGQGFEIAIETNGTLPVIFGIDWICVSPKGGAPLAQTRGAELKLVYPQQGVDPAAYERLDFAHFLLQPMDGPDVSRNTDAAVSYCLAHPRWRLSVQTHKAIGVK, encoded by the coding sequence ATGGCCTACATCGTCAAGGAAGCCTTCAAAACGCTGCAGGGCGAGGGCGTCAACGCGGGCCGCGCCGCGGTCTTTTGCCGCTTTGCCGGCTGCAATCTTTGGAGCGGGCGCGAGGAGGATCGCGCCGCCGCGCAGTGCCAGTTCTGCGACACGGATTTCGTCGGCTTCGCGGGCGAGGGCGGGGGAAAGTTCGCCGACGCCTCGGCGCTTGCCGACCATTTGGCGAGGCTGTGGGGCGAAGGCCGCGAACGACGCTTCGCGGTGCTGACCGGCGGCGAGCCGATGCTGCAGATCGACGAGGCCTTGGTCGCGGCGCTGCATGGGCAGGGCTTTGAGATCGCCATCGAGACGAACGGCACGCTGCCCGTCATCTTTGGGATCGACTGGATCTGCGTGTCGCCCAAGGGCGGCGCGCCGCTGGCCCAGACGCGCGGCGCGGAGTTGAAGCTCGTCTACCCCCAGCAGGGCGTCGACCCCGCCGCTTATGAGCGGCTCGACTTCGCGCATTTTCTACTGCAGCCCATGGACGGGCCGGATGTTTCGCGCAATACGGATGCCGCGGTCAGCTACTGTCTGGCGCATCCGCGCTGGCGTCTGTCTGTGCAAACCCACAAGGCGATCGGGGTGAAGTGA
- a CDS encoding c-type cytochrome, which produces MQLRRLTLAMALVGGSAAFANLAIAAGDAQRGAIVAKRWCASCHVVTSDQTSASADAPSFFDIAQRRTDKKKLGHFLMDPHPPMPDMHLSRKEIEDIVSYIRSLDPRPQPAPEPDGKDKELPKNG; this is translated from the coding sequence ATGCAGCTTCGACGTCTTACGCTCGCTATGGCCCTCGTCGGCGGGAGCGCCGCTTTCGCAAATTTGGCGATCGCGGCGGGCGACGCCCAGCGCGGCGCGATCGTCGCGAAGCGATGGTGCGCGTCCTGCCATGTGGTGACGTCGGATCAAACCAGCGCCTCGGCCGACGCGCCGTCCTTCTTCGATATCGCCCAGCGCCGAACCGACAAGAAGAAGCTTGGCCATTTCCTGATGGACCCGCATCCGCCGATGCCCGACATGCATCTGTCGCGCAAGGAGATCGAGGATATCGTCTCCTATATCCGCAGCCTCGACCCGCGCCCGCAGCCCGCGCCCGAACCTGACGGCAAGGACAAGGAGCTTCCCAAGAACGGGTAA
- a CDS encoding tetratricopeptide repeat protein, protein MVGSVHTGVISAFRRKKRAALPICLFATSLGMLVTAFVAPAPALDAPRTAARAESQPLPIFKDPREALRAGVESYHAGDAATSVTALRYAAEGGEPLAKWKLGRMYAEGDGVIRDDAKAYEYFAQIVDHYADDEPDPRERSMAASAFVAVGVYLRDGVSTAKIKPDLDRAFDLFRYAATYFRNADAQYNLARMYLEGAGVKKNVRQGVNWLELAARKGHPQAQAMLGRMMFTGEASGEPERARGLMYLTLARDAAGGATRDQWITDLHAEALNSASDADRSAAVTMLEGYLRERN, encoded by the coding sequence ATGGTCGGAAGCGTTCATACGGGCGTGATTTCAGCCTTCAGGCGCAAGAAGCGCGCGGCATTGCCGATCTGCCTTTTCGCGACGAGCCTGGGCATGCTGGTGACGGCTTTTGTCGCGCCGGCGCCGGCCCTTGACGCGCCTCGAACGGCCGCGAGAGCCGAGTCGCAACCTCTGCCGATATTCAAGGATCCGCGCGAGGCGCTGCGCGCCGGAGTCGAAAGCTACCATGCCGGCGACGCCGCGACATCGGTGACGGCGCTACGCTATGCCGCAGAAGGCGGCGAGCCGCTGGCGAAGTGGAAGCTTGGCAGGATGTACGCCGAAGGCGACGGCGTCATTCGCGACGACGCCAAGGCTTATGAATATTTTGCCCAAATCGTCGATCACTACGCCGACGACGAGCCGGATCCGCGCGAGCGGTCGATGGCGGCGAGCGCCTTTGTCGCCGTGGGCGTCTATCTGCGTGACGGCGTTTCAACCGCAAAGATCAAGCCCGATCTCGATCGCGCATTCGATCTGTTCCGTTACGCCGCGACCTATTTCCGCAACGCCGACGCGCAATACAATCTGGCGCGCATGTATCTCGAGGGAGCCGGCGTGAAGAAGAACGTCCGCCAGGGCGTGAATTGGCTGGAGCTCGCGGCGCGCAAGGGCCACCCGCAGGCGCAGGCGATGCTCGGCCGGATGATGTTCACCGGCGAGGCGAGCGGCGAGCCGGAGCGTGCGCGCGGACTCATGTATCTGACCCTGGCGCGCGACGCTGCGGGCGGCGCCACTCGCGACCAATGGATCACGGATTTGCACGCCGAAGCGCTGAATTCCGCCAGCGACGCCGACCGTAGCGCGGCCGTCACCATGCTCGAAGGCTATTTGCGCGAACGCAACTGA
- a CDS encoding MBL fold metallo-hydrolase, protein MPQAPSVRAFFDEPTNTITYIVSDPATKRAAIVDPVLDYDPASGVADSHSIDAILAEAARERLKIDWVLETHAHADHLSAAQIVKTATGAKIGIGEHIDKVQAIFKPVFGAEDVTADGGCFDHLFKDGERFKIGELEGETIYTPGHTPADVAYKIGDAVFVGDTLFMPDYGTARADFPGGDAHALYRSIRRILSLPPQTRLFMCHDYKAPGRDVYAWETTVAEQRAKNVQIKDGVSEEDFVARRQKRDRELAAPRLLLPSIQVNIRAGKFPPPRGDGARFLSIPVKFKGAAAQAG, encoded by the coding sequence ATGCCGCAGGCGCCGTCCGTCAGGGCCTTCTTTGACGAGCCCACCAACACGATCACCTATATCGTCAGCGACCCCGCAACGAAGCGCGCGGCGATCGTCGATCCCGTGCTCGATTATGATCCGGCGAGCGGCGTCGCCGATTCGCATTCAATCGACGCGATCCTCGCCGAGGCGGCGCGGGAACGATTAAAAATCGATTGGGTTCTCGAAACTCATGCGCACGCCGACCACCTTTCCGCCGCTCAGATTGTCAAAACGGCGACGGGCGCGAAGATCGGCATCGGCGAACACATCGACAAGGTCCAGGCGATCTTCAAGCCGGTGTTCGGGGCTGAGGACGTAACGGCCGACGGCGGCTGCTTCGACCATCTCTTCAAGGACGGGGAGCGATTCAAGATCGGCGAGCTCGAGGGCGAAACGATCTACACGCCCGGCCACACGCCGGCCGACGTCGCCTATAAGATCGGCGATGCGGTGTTTGTCGGCGACACGCTGTTCATGCCCGACTATGGGACGGCGCGCGCGGATTTCCCCGGCGGCGACGCGCATGCGCTTTACCGATCGATCCGCCGCATTCTTTCGCTGCCCCCGCAGACGCGGCTCTTCATGTGTCATGACTACAAGGCGCCGGGACGAGACGTCTACGCTTGGGAAACAACCGTCGCCGAGCAGCGCGCCAAGAATGTGCAGATCAAGGACGGCGTCAGCGAGGAGGACTTCGTGGCCCGGCGACAGAAGCGCGATCGGGAGCTTGCCGCGCCGCGGCTGCTGCTCCCCTCAATTCAGGTGAACATTCGCGCCGGCAAGTTTCCGCCGCCGCGCGGCGATGGCGCGCGCTTCTTGAGTATTCCGGTGAAGTTCAAGGGCGCTGCGGCCCAAGCCGGTTGA
- a CDS encoding sulfite exporter TauE/SafE family protein — MLTALPLDAVLGLISGGLVGFTLALVGGGGSVLAVPLLVYLVGVPNPHIAIGSSAAAVAVNALMSLANHARARTIKWRCASVFAVFGVAGAFGGSTLGKIIDGEKLLALFALLMVVVSYLMLRRRGALGYPAVRLNRENFPRLVGAGAMAGALSGFFGIGGGFLIVPGLMFASDMPILNAIGSSLVAVAAFAVTTAANYAASDLVDWELAGTLVLGGAFGGLIGAAAARHLSKMRGALSAVFATVIFAVALYVLWRSGGALGLLDHAAKSA, encoded by the coding sequence ATGCTGACGGCTCTTCCTCTGGACGCCGTGCTTGGTCTGATTTCCGGCGGACTCGTCGGTTTTACGCTGGCGCTCGTCGGCGGCGGCGGCTCGGTGCTGGCGGTGCCGCTTCTCGTCTATCTTGTCGGCGTGCCCAATCCCCATATCGCGATCGGCTCAAGCGCCGCGGCCGTCGCCGTCAACGCCCTGATGAGTCTCGCCAATCATGCGCGCGCACGGACCATCAAGTGGCGCTGCGCCTCTGTCTTCGCAGTTTTCGGGGTTGCTGGCGCATTCGGCGGATCGACGCTCGGCAAGATCATTGACGGCGAGAAGCTTCTCGCGCTGTTCGCGCTGCTGATGGTCGTCGTATCCTATCTGATGCTGCGCCGCCGGGGCGCGCTGGGCTATCCAGCGGTCAGGCTCAATCGCGAGAATTTCCCCCGGCTCGTCGGCGCTGGCGCCATGGCCGGCGCGCTTTCGGGCTTCTTTGGCATCGGCGGCGGCTTCCTGATCGTGCCGGGGCTGATGTTTGCTTCCGACATGCCGATCTTGAACGCCATCGGCTCGTCGCTCGTCGCCGTCGCCGCCTTCGCGGTGACAACTGCGGCCAACTACGCTGCTTCAGACCTCGTGGACTGGGAGCTTGCCGGGACGCTCGTGCTCGGCGGCGCATTTGGCGGATTGATCGGGGCTGCGGCGGCGCGACATCTGTCGAAGATGCGCGGGGCGCTGAGCGCCGTGTTCGCGACGGTCATCTTCGCGGTGGCGCTTTATGTTCTCTGGCGCAGCGGCGGTGCGCTCGGTCTACTCGATCACGCGGCGAAATCGGCGTAG
- the xth gene encoding exodeoxyribonuclease III yields the protein MRIATWNVNSVRQRLAPLLAFLREAAPDALCLQETKCEDHVFPRLEIEDAGYNVAVHGQKGFNGVAILSKSPLQDVTLGLPGFDGEAQSRYIEAVIADGAGGVMRVASIYAPNGNPPNTQKYLYKLAFMETLTRHAEALLRLEEPTVLAGDYNVIPEPRDVYEASAWLGDALFLPQTRAAYQRLVNLGYADALRATSDEGGLYTFWDYQAGAWQKNKGLRIDHLLLSPQAADRLARVEIVKSMRAGEKPSDHVAIYADFAA from the coding sequence GTGCGCATCGCGACTTGGAACGTCAATTCTGTCAGGCAGCGTCTCGCGCCGCTTCTTGCCTTTCTGCGCGAGGCCGCGCCGGACGCGCTCTGCCTGCAGGAAACGAAGTGCGAGGATCACGTTTTTCCGCGGCTCGAAATCGAAGACGCCGGATATAACGTCGCTGTCCACGGGCAGAAGGGATTCAACGGCGTCGCGATCCTCTCCAAATCGCCGCTTCAGGACGTCACTCTCGGTCTGCCGGGCTTCGACGGCGAGGCGCAGTCGCGCTACATTGAAGCGGTCATCGCCGACGGCGCCGGCGGCGTCATGCGCGTCGCCTCGATCTATGCGCCAAACGGCAATCCGCCGAACACGCAGAAATATCTCTACAAGCTCGCCTTCATGGAGACGCTGACGCGCCATGCGGAGGCGCTGCTTCGCCTCGAAGAGCCGACGGTGCTTGCCGGCGACTACAATGTCATCCCGGAGCCGCGCGACGTCTATGAGGCGTCCGCGTGGCTCGGCGACGCATTATTCCTGCCGCAGACCCGCGCCGCCTATCAGCGCCTGGTCAATCTCGGCTATGCCGACGCGCTTCGAGCGACGTCGGATGAAGGCGGGCTCTATACGTTCTGGGATTATCAGGCCGGCGCCTGGCAGAAGAACAAGGGGCTTCGCATCGATCATCTTCTGCTCTCGCCGCAAGCAGCTGATCGGCTGGCGCGGGTGGAGATCGTCAAATCGATGCGGGCCGGCGAGAAACCTTCCGATCACGTCGCGATCTACGCCGATTTCGCCGCGTGA
- a CDS encoding cytochrome c gives MRRLFFAAACGLSLFGAAAIAGDDTDDHGAHMKQMNMEHMKMSPKMRDTRQEVDLPAPMRAHMLANMRGHAESVAEILAALGKGDGAGAAKIADTRLGMASSGAAACKPNAKSGELGDMPAMMAHHMPDEMRALGLTMHEQASKFAQEAAKIGPGGDMRPALAELSQVVQACNACHATYRLD, from the coding sequence ATGAGAAGACTTTTCTTCGCTGCGGCATGCGGGCTCTCGTTGTTCGGCGCCGCCGCTATCGCGGGCGACGACACAGACGATCACGGCGCGCATATGAAGCAGATGAATATGGAGCACATGAAAATGTCGCCGAAGATGCGCGACACGCGCCAGGAGGTCGACCTTCCGGCGCCGATGCGCGCGCACATGCTCGCCAATATGCGCGGGCATGCCGAGTCGGTCGCCGAGATCCTGGCGGCCTTGGGCAAGGGCGACGGCGCGGGCGCGGCGAAAATCGCCGACACGCGCCTCGGCATGGCGTCATCCGGCGCCGCGGCGTGCAAGCCGAACGCCAAGAGCGGCGAACTCGGCGATATGCCGGCGATGATGGCGCATCACATGCCCGACGAGATGCGCGCGCTTGGTCTAACGATGCATGAGCAGGCGAGCAAATTCGCGCAGGAGGCGGCCAAGATCGGGCCCGGCGGCGACATGCGTCCCGCGCTTGCCGAACTGTCGCAAGTCGTGCAAGCCTGCAACGCCTGCCACGCCACATATCGTCTCGATTGA
- a CDS encoding sulfite exporter TauE/SafE family protein, which translates to MNETAITFHARGMHCHGCEHVIEAAVRKLAGVRSVSASYPTETVVVDYDADATNFSAIRNSVEQNGYRVVLTEEAQRRRSPFIRLAIIVAALAGLAGLILFDTRWISAEGEPDIAQHMSLGLLFLLGLLTGFHCVGMCGAFVVSYAAADARAGRSSFVSHLSYGAGKTLSYTAIGAAFGWLGAFIAFTPMLRGVAGVAAGAFLLIFGLNMLGLFAPLRRFRLGLPGPLQNWVNREAGGARHRPFVIGLLNGLMIACGPLQAMYVMAAGTGSPVEGAKTLFVFGLGTLPVMLAFGALTTVLSGAVTHRLLTASGVIVVALGAVMINRGLILTGSGADLASLMTDWRNPAPVEFDQSPQDSATPKTQTIEMEANGLGFAPSRFTLLRGVPVKWVINATQVTTCNNRILVPSLNLEFDVKPGRQTIEFTPEKTGVIPWSCWMGMLRGEFVVVDAKPAAPSQPSAPVASAVQGAPQATQSAPASAAVPKTYTVRRGDTLRAIAKRLYGDEKRWRDIAAANPALNHKKLRQGQIITLPAGAPP; encoded by the coding sequence ATGAATGAAACGGCGATCACTTTTCACGCACGCGGCATGCATTGCCACGGCTGCGAACATGTCATCGAGGCTGCGGTTAGAAAGCTCGCCGGCGTGCGCAGCGTCTCCGCCAGCTATCCCACCGAGACGGTCGTCGTCGACTATGACGCTGATGCGACCAATTTCAGCGCCATTCGCAACAGCGTCGAGCAGAACGGCTATCGCGTCGTTCTAACGGAAGAGGCGCAGCGTCGGCGTTCGCCTTTCATCAGATTGGCGATCATCGTCGCCGCGCTTGCCGGACTCGCCGGATTGATTCTGTTCGATACGCGCTGGATCAGCGCAGAGGGCGAACCTGACATCGCCCAGCATATGAGTCTCGGCCTCCTGTTTCTGTTGGGGCTCCTGACAGGCTTCCACTGCGTGGGCATGTGCGGCGCTTTTGTCGTGAGTTATGCGGCGGCCGACGCGCGGGCGGGACGCTCGTCCTTCGTCTCGCACCTCTCCTATGGCGCCGGAAAGACGCTGTCCTACACGGCGATCGGCGCGGCATTCGGCTGGCTGGGCGCCTTCATCGCCTTTACGCCAATGCTGCGCGGCGTCGCCGGAGTCGCGGCGGGCGCGTTCCTGCTCATCTTCGGCCTCAACATGCTGGGGCTCTTCGCGCCGCTGCGCCGCTTCCGGCTCGGACTGCCTGGCCCGCTGCAGAACTGGGTGAACCGCGAGGCCGGCGGCGCGCGCCATCGACCGTTCGTGATCGGTCTTCTCAACGGTCTGATGATCGCCTGCGGACCGTTGCAGGCGATGTATGTCATGGCGGCCGGGACCGGCAGCCCCGTTGAAGGCGCGAAGACGCTCTTCGTCTTCGGCCTTGGAACCTTGCCAGTGATGCTCGCCTTCGGCGCGCTGACGACAGTGCTCTCGGGGGCGGTGACGCATCGTCTGCTGACCGCGTCGGGCGTGATCGTCGTCGCGCTTGGCGCGGTGATGATCAATCGCGGACTGATCCTCACAGGCTCGGGCGCCGATCTCGCGTCGCTGATGACGGACTGGCGAAACCCGGCGCCCGTTGAGTTCGACCAATCACCGCAGGATTCTGCCACGCCGAAGACTCAAACCATCGAGATGGAGGCCAATGGCCTCGGCTTTGCGCCCAGCCGCTTCACGCTGCTGCGCGGCGTGCCGGTCAAATGGGTGATCAATGCGACGCAAGTGACGACCTGCAATAATCGTATCCTGGTTCCATCCTTGAACCTCGAATTCGACGTCAAGCCGGGACGGCAGACGATCGAATTCACGCCGGAAAAGACAGGCGTCATTCCCTGGAGCTGCTGGATGGGCATGTTGCGCGGGGAGTTCGTCGTCGTCGATGCAAAGCCGGCCGCGCCATCTCAGCCATCCGCCCCTGTCGCCTCGGCGGTTCAGGGCGCGCCTCAAGCGACGCAAAGCGCTCCAGCCTCGGCCGCCGTGCCGAAGACCTATACGGTGCGACGCGGCGACACGCTGCGCGCGATCGCCAAACGGCTCTATGGCGACGAAAAACGCTGGCGCGACATCGCCGCCGCCAATCCGGCGCTCAATCATAAAAAGTTGCGCCAGGGCCAAATCATTACTTTGCCCGCTGGCGCGCCGCCGTGA
- a CDS encoding YgaP family membrane protein, which yields MVANIGRTDRIIRIVAGLLLLSLVFIGPQSLWGLVGLIPLTTAFVNFCPAYKLLGMDTLGK from the coding sequence ATGGTAGCCAATATCGGAAGGACCGATCGGATCATCCGCATCGTCGCCGGACTCCTCTTGCTCAGCCTCGTCTTCATCGGTCCGCAGTCGCTATGGGGACTGGTCGGGCTCATTCCGCTGACCACGGCCTTCGTCAACTTCTGCCCTGCTTATAAGCTTCTGGGCATGGATACGCTCGGCAAGTAA
- the cydX gene encoding cytochrome bd-I oxidase subunit CydX, producing MWYFSWILGLGLACAFAILNAMWLELDDDDRQK from the coding sequence ATGTGGTATTTTTCCTGGATATTGGGGCTTGGGCTTGCCTGCGCCTTCGCCATTCTCAACGCCATGTGGCTCGAGCTCGACGACGACGACAGGCAGAAATAG